A region of the Numenius arquata chromosome 2, bNumArq3.hap1.1, whole genome shotgun sequence genome:
AGGATGCCAAGCTGCAGGGGCCCCTCTGCGGGGAAACCTGTGCTTGTCGGCAGCGTCCCTCAGCCGAAACCCCAGCGCGGGGACGGACgctggggagagggtgacacTTCACAGCGGTGGCCGATGAAGAAAGGGTGACTCTTCAGATGGGTGGCCGACTTCAGAACCAGCATGTGTTCCTGTGTACAATTAAGCCAACACCATACTTGTGCTAACGCAGTGTTTTATCTGGATTTATGTGCAGAATGTAACTCTAGGCTCATGTCAGTGCAGGTTTATGGTGCTCGTTAGGCTCCTAGCCCTgcagtccacccagagcaggcctTTTGGTGGCACATCTCGCAGCGAGGCCACACAAAGGGACAAAGGAGAGGACAAGGGTGTTGTACAAGGCCCCGGACTTGCGCAGCAACTAAATTCCACCCCCTTGGGAGATGGTTGCCCCCTCACAACCCGAGGCCTTGGCCCAACGCCTGTTTGAGCCACACCAGTGCCTCTGATGGGTGCTAAGCTCCCTCCGTGTCAGGAGAACTCAGGACCTGGCGGAGGCTGGGTTTGGAGGCCAGGTACAGGCAGCCGGCAACTGCCACCTCCGTTTACTTTCCTGTCGAGTAAAAAAGGGCTGGGTGAGGATTTGGGCAACTGGGTAAAGCCAGCGGCAAAGCAGCGCTTCCCTTGGCTCACGCGGGAAGCGGTGTGACACGGCGCTGCTTGTGAGGGGGCGGTGCGGCCCCTTCGTACACCTCGCGCCAGTTCCGGCCCCGCGCGGCTGTCGCTCTGGAGCCGGCCACCGCTGCCCCCGGGTGGCGACGGCCTCGGCCCGAAGGTAGCGGGCGGGCAGCGGGCGCGGAGGCCGCAGGTGGGATGGCGCCCGGCCCCctcccggctctccccgcgccgcCACCATTTCATGCCGTTTCCAGGGAAACGCCGCGGCGCCGCGgccgctccccctcccctccgccccgccccgggggccgggccgcgcgcggccgttGGGAAGTGCGTCACGGCGTGCGCTCGCGCGCGCCTGCGTCAGCGCGGCCGATTCGAACGGGCGGCGGGCGGTCGGCAGCCGTTGGGCCGGGCCTCGGCGGCggcagggggaagaagaggaggaggatgaagcgCACGGCGCCCCGCAGCACTCTGCGGAAGATAATAAAGACGCACAAGCCGCAGTTGCGCCTGGCGGCCAACGCCGACCTGCTGGTGAGGAAGGGCGAGGGGCGGGCGGCCTGCAGCGGGGGTTCGGGCCGCTCCGCCCCGCAGCGCCGGGCCCGGCGGCCTCCAGCCCGCCGGCTCCGGGCACGGGCCGGGGGGGCAGCGCCTGTCCCCGGCCGCCGGCCCTGTCCCCGGCCGGTCGGGCTGCTCCGGGAGTGCGCTCCCCGGCCGGGGGCGGTTGGGCTTGTGGCCGTGGTGGGCAGCTCAGCTAGTCTAGTTGACGCGGGGCAGGTGTCCCTAAATAGGGGCATCCAGTCTCTAAATGTTGTCTCACTTGAGGGAATTAATATTATATTTGCGTAATTCTACAAGCATATGGGGCACTTGAAAGCTGGAGATGGACATCTCTGGTGTTGAAAGCAAGACTGGAATTGCCTGCACTATGGTGACAGGGATGCTCTGATGCAGGGGGATATAACGAGGAGGTAGGAATGTGCTATTTGATGGACACAGCCAGGTGACCGGCTGTTACTGGCATATTAAGTTAGCAGAGCTATTCCAGGCTTTTTTCAGAGGCTGGACAGGCACATCTGCCCTGCGAATCTCTATGCTGTTTCTGCAGTGACCTACAGGCAGGGGAGAGGCAGAGTCTGTGGGGGGACAGATGACCGGTGTGTCTAATAAAATACTAATAAGTAATAAGTCGTGAttacagctctgctttgctgGTTGCTACTGTACTGTAGGTTTCTGACAGTGAGTGTGGGGATTCAGGGACAGGCTGGTGCATAAATATTGTCTCACTACATGTACACACAGCTGTTCAAAGAGCTTGATGTGGAAGGATTGAGAAATAGGAATTTGGGTTATCTGGCAAATGTGCAGATGCTTGTTTATGTAGAGCAATTTGGGTATACAGACATCAATTAACTGAATTAGATTAACGAGTTGGTAAACTGTTAAGGCATCTTGAATGATCATATTTTTTGTAGAAGGCCATCTAAGTAATCTCTGTCTAAAACTAAGGAATGACATGTCTTATTAATAATCTAATGAGGAGAATAAGGTGTTGGCATCCTGTTCACGCTTCAGAAATACCTGCCAATAAAGGTGTGGGGGTAACAGCTGTATCAAGTCTCAAAGCTGGATTCCTTCTGACCTGCAATAAGGGATTTGTGGCACATGGAGGGCTTGTCGCAGCAAGAAATGACTTGACTATGGCAAGGAAACCTGAACGCAGGAGAGCTTGTGGTAGCtgccatactgaaaaaaaataacatctgcataaaaaaatattctttgaagtAACTTAATAGGCTTAGTTTGCTTGAGTGTCTGTACGTGCTGTGTACTAGGATGGCCCCTGACTTGAATTGTAACTCCATTTTTCATATGTGTATAAAAGTTGTGTCTTGCAGCATCTTGAATGTTGGTATCTGGATATATGAAgctaaatttaaatttatatttaaataatatgaGTGAATATGGTAATTAGAGGatttacattttaatgtaaacACTCCATATTTTTCTATTTGGCCTAATAAAAATATgatctcttcctcctgcttttgctgtctttggaGTATTTTATGTCATGAGGACTTGACCCCTTGCTGCTTCTGCTCAGACCCAATCAAAGCTTTCTCAGTGGAATGCAGTAGTCGACTAATCAAACTTACACAATCACTAATAAAACTTTTTGTAGTCGTTAGTAACAGTTGGTCTGCGTTTCCATGGTCATGTTAATTTGGCTTCAAAGTCGCCTTGCTGTTTGAGAAGGGGTGAGTGGGACATCCCTCTGGATCTTGGCCATTGGCTCCCATCTCTGCCATCCTGGCAGGAGTGCTCTGTGGGCTGCAGAGGCAATCGGGGAACTGAAGGGCCTGAGACTAATGAACGGCAGCAATCTGAGTGGCTTAAAATATGGCTGTGCAAATACTCATTCCGACGCAGAGGATGAGATGAGTATGAATTTTAATAATGTGGTGGGAGCTTAGATTATCTTTTCTGCTGATGTCACATTAAATGGTCTTTAATATTAGgaggcttggctttttttttttttttaacctttaaacaAGGATGTCCAGGGGTGATTGTCAATGATGTTCTTCAACTAGGCATGCAGCTAACAGCTCTTCATTTctatgaataaataaacaaaactccACCTGtgttgatttattaaaaaaaaagtgtgtgtgtgtgttattccTGTAGTTAGACAAGTTCCGAGAGTGTTTTTTAGTGTTGCTGTTATTCCCTACAAACCCTGTAAGAGTGATTAAATTGCATACTTTAGGACGTCTGTAGTAGCTGTCTTAAGGCAAAACCATATACATTTTGAGCAGAGTGCTTGCGTGTGCTGCAGGGAAATGGGAGAACTGGTGGGTTTCTGGACTATCTTCCTGAACGATCTATACGTTATGTTGAATCTCCTGTGACGCTCAGCCCAGAGAGGGGACTGCCTGCCTGGCTCCTGGCATAATCacactgctttcctttccctgacTCTTCAGTGAGTATTTTTTCTCAATAAACCAATGTCATTTTATATGATCCTTACTAACATACTTGAAAGACACAAGAATTCAAACAATTCTGTTAAATACCTGAACGGCGTTTCTTCCTCACTTTTCAGATTCTTCTGATCAAGTCTCTTTT
Encoded here:
- the CENPW gene encoding centromere protein W is translated as MAPGPLPALPAPPPFHAVSRETPRRRGRSPSPPPRPGGRAARGRWEVRHGVRSRAPASARPIRTGGGRSAAVGPGLGGGRGKKRRRMKRTAPRSTLRKIIKTHKPQLRLAANADLLVHLSFLLFLHRLAEESRTNAFENKSKIIKPEHAMAAAKVILKKSRG